Proteins encoded together in one Dasypus novemcinctus isolate mDasNov1 chromosome 9, mDasNov1.1.hap2, whole genome shotgun sequence window:
- the DMRTA2 gene encoding doublesex- and mab-3-related transcription factor A2 yields MELRSELPSVPGAATAAATATGPPVASVAAAAAAAAAAASLPVSVAGGLLRAPPLLLRAAEKYPRTPKCARCRNHGVVSALKGHKRYCRWKDCLCAKCTLIAERQRVMAAQVALRRQQAQEENEARELQLLYGTAEGLALAAANGIIPPRPAYEVFGTVCAADGGGPGNGAPAGSGGGAASAGGAEAKLQKFDLFPKTLLQAGRPGSPQPPPGKPLSPDGADSGPGTSSPEVRPGSGSENGDGESFSGSPLARASKEAGGSCPSSAGLGGGGEEDSPGSASPLGSESGSEADKEEAEAAPASGLGGGPGPRQRTPLDILTRVFPGHRRGVLELVLQGCGGDVVQAIEQVLNHHRGGLVAGLGPATPPEKAAVSVAAAADDAWPGRVDAAAAGGPGLPAPLQAGPAAPPHHRPLLAGAMAPGALGSLSSRSAFSPLQPNASHFGAEAGAYPLGAPLGLSPLRLAYSAAAAHSRGLAFMAPYSTAGLVPTLGFRPPMDYAFSDLMRDRSAAAAAVHKEPTYGGGLYGPMVNGAPEKQ; encoded by the exons ATGGAGCTGCGCTCGGAGCTGCCCAGCGTGCCCGGAGCGGCGACGGCGGCTGCAACAGCTACCGGGCCGCCGGTGGCGTCAGtggcggcggccgcggcggcggcagcggcggccgCGTCGCTGCCGGTGAGCGTAGCAGGCGGCTTGCTGCGGGCACCGCCACTGTTGTTGCGGGCGGCGGAGAAGTACCCGCGGACCCCCAAGTGCGCGCGCTGCCGCAACCACGGCGTGGTGTCGGCGCTCAAGGGCCACAAGCGCTACTGCCGCTGGAAGGACTGCCTGTGCGCCAAGTGCACGCTCATCGCCGAGCGCCAGCGCGTCATGGCGGCCCAGGTGGCGCTGCGCAGGCAGCAGGCGCAGGAGGAGAACGAGGCGCGCGAGCTGCAGTTGCTCTACGGCACAGCCGAGGGCCTGGCGCTGGCTGCCGCCAACGGCATCATCCCGCCACGGCCTGCCTATGAAGTCTTTGGCACAGTGTGCGCCGCCGACGGCGGGGGGCCCGGGAACGGCGCACCCGCAGGGTCCGGAGGCGGAGCAGCAAGCGCGGGGGGCGCAG AGGCCAAGTTGCAGAAATTTGACCTATTCCCCAAGACCCTGCTTCAGGCAGGCCGCCCTGGCAGCCCGCAGCCCCCACCAGGGAAGCCCTTGTCACCCGACGGCGCGGACTCGGGTCCCGGCACGTCGTCCCCGGAGGTGCGGCCAGGTTCGGGCTCCGAAAACGGCGACGGCGAGTCCTTTTCGGGGTCGCCTCTGGCCCGGGCCTCCAAGGAGGCAGGTGGCAGCTGCCCGAGCAGCGCTGGTCTCGGCGGCGGAGGCGAAGAAGACAGCCCGGGCTCCGCCAGTCCGCTGGGCTCGGAATCCGGTTCCGAGGCCGACAAGGAAGAGGCGGAGGCCGCGCCGGCGTCGGGGCTGGGCGGAGGTCCGGGTCCACGGCAGCGGACGCCGCTGGACATCTTGACGCGCGTCTTCCCGGGCCACCGGCGCGGCGTCCTGGAGCTGGTGTTGCAGGGCTGCGGCGGCGACGTGGTTCAGGCCATCGAGCAGGTGCTGAACCACCACCGCGGGGGCCTAGTGGCCGGCCTGGGCCCCGCCACGCCCCCGGAAAAGGCCGCGGTGAGTGTCGCCGCGGCCGCGGATGACGCGTGGCCTGGCCGCGTCGACGCCGCCGCCGCTGGGGGCCCCGGGCTGCCCGCGCCGCTGCAGGCCGGCCCCGCCGCACCCCCGCACCACAGACCCTTGCTGGCCGGCGCCATGGCGCCCGGGGCGCTGGGCTCGCTGAGCAGCCGCTCGGCCTTTTCGCCGCTGCAGCCCAATGCCAGTCACTTCGGCGCCGAGGCGGGCGCCTACCCGCTGGGCGCGCCCCTCGGCCTGAGCCCGCTGCGCCTGGCCTACTCGGCGGCGGCGGCGCACAGCCGCGGCCTGGCCTTCATGGCGCCCTACTCCACCGCGGGCCTGGTGCCCACGCTCGGCTTCCGCCCGCCCATGGACTACGCCTTCAGCGATCTCATGCGCGACCGCTCCGCCGCGGCCGCCGCGGTGCACAAGGAGCCGACCTACGGCGGCGGCCTGTACGGGCCGATGGTCAACGGCGCCCCAGAGAAGCAGTAG